The genomic DNA GCTGGCCAGGCACGAATACTGCCGCCCCCAGCGAACGGGGCGGGGACGGGAACGCCGGCTATGACCGGATTCGTTCGACTGCAGGAAAAACCCTCCGACACCTCCCCTGATGCCGCTCCCCGGCTCACCCTTCACGATCCCGGACGGACCACCGGTCAGGTCGACGGCGCCTGGTGGCCACGCTCGGACGTGTTGGCCGACGAATTGCCCGGTCTGCTGGCCGTACTGACCGAACGGATCGGGCCGGTCGAGAGACTGTCGTACGACCTGGCCGACTGGTCCCCGGCCGAACGGCGTCTACTCGCCGGCGGACGCCGCGTGCGGCTGGACGGTTTCCGGTCACGTACCCCCGCCGCCACCGTGCACGCCGTCGGAACCCGCCGCGATGTCGTCACGCTGGCCGTCATCCCGCCCGGCACCCCCACCGACACCGCCGAGGCAATGCTGCGGATGGCCGCCGACCCGGACGTGACACTCGCTGCGCTGCAACGCGACAGCCTCCGCGAGGGGGCGTCGCTCCGCGCGGAACCGCACTCCCGCGCGGCGACGGCCACGGTGTCGGAATGACCGTCCGAACGGAGGGCGCCTCGCCGCCCGCCCGTACACGCCGACCTCCGACCGAGTACTCGGAGTTGCTGGCCACCGTCCAGGGCCTGGGCCTGCTGCGCCGGCGGCACGTGTACTACGCCATCAAGGGAGTGGTGCTGGCATCCGCACTGGCCGCGGTGATCGTCGGCGCCGTTCTGCTCGGCCACCACTGGGCCCAACTCGCCCTGGCCGCTGGGCTGGCGGTGGTCCTCACCCAGATCATCTTCCTCAGCCACGACGCCGCTCACCGACAGATCTTCACGTCGCCTCGGGCGAACGAGATCGCCGCCCTGGTGATGGGCACGGGGATCGCCGGCGTCAGCCTGGCCTGGTGGAACGCCAAGCACACCCGACATCACGCGGCGCCCAACCAGATCGGTAAGGACACCGATATCGCTCCGTCGATCGTCCACTTCTATCCGGCGGCCCAACTGCCCCGTTCCCGAGTGGGCCGGCTACTGCACGAACGGCAGGGGTGGTGGTTCTTTCCGCTGCTCGTCGTCGAAATGCTCAATCTGCACGTCCAGAGCGCGCAGGCCCTGCTGACTCGACGAGACCTGCATCGCCGTCGAACCGAACTGACCGTGATCGCGGTGCGACTCGTGGGCTACCCGGCCATCCTCGTGTGGCTGATGCCCCTGGGCATGGCCATGGCCTTCCTGGGCGTGCAACTGGCCGTGACCGGCGTGTACCTGGGGATGTCGTTCGCCGCGAGCCACATCGGGATGCCGGTGCTGCCCTCCGGAGCCAAGCTGGACTTCCTGCGGCGCCAGGTGCTGATGTCCCGCAACATCAGTGGTGGCCGGGCGGCCAGCCTGGCCATGGGCGGGTTGAACTATCAGATCGAGCACCACCTCTTTCCGAGCATGCCGCGCCCCAACCTGCGGCGCGTCCGCCCGGTAGTGCAGGAGTACTGCCGACAACACGAGATTTGCTACCAGCAGGTCACGATCCTGCGGGCCTGGCTGGTCGTCGCCGCTCACCTGAACCGCGTCGGCCGTTCCGGCCGGGATCCGTTCCGGTGCCCAGTGGCGGCCGCCCTGCGCTGACGCCCGACCCAGGACAGCCGCGCGACGCAGTCTCACTCCCACAGGTGCGGACCCAGCGTGCCGTCGACGATGTCGGCGGCGACGTCGTCGACGGAACGGTCACCGGCGAACGCGTGCCCACGCAGGATGGCCAGGGCGTCGGGCGCGGTCACGTGAAGCGCAGCGACCAGGATGCCGACAGCGACAGGCACCTGGGCGCGCCGTCCGCCGACGGCAGCGGGCGTGCCGCTTCTCGGGTCGATGACCATCAGGGCGTCGTTGTCGGTGACGGCCTGCCACACCTGGCGGGCCACCTCCGTCGCGGCTCCCACGTCGACCGCGAGAGCCCCCTGCTCCTGACAGAAGTAGACGTCGAGCACCCCGATGCCGTCGATGGGGATGGCGAACACCGAGCGGAACGGTGTGCGCAACAGGAAGGGTTCGGCGAACCCCGGCCAGAATCGCGAGATGATCAGTCGGCTAGCCATTACCGCCTCACCACCGGCGAACGCGTCCAGGCAGGGTCCCTGGCCGGCGGTGAATTGCAGTTGTTCCGCCACCGCAGCTACCTCGTCGCTCGCTCCCCATGGCAGGCGCAGCATCTGGTCGACGGACAGGCCCACCCCTGCACCGTCGGCCTGGAGAACCTC from Nakamurella flava includes the following:
- a CDS encoding DUF5994 family protein, with protein sequence MTGFVRLQEKPSDTSPDAAPRLTLHDPGRTTGQVDGAWWPRSDVLADELPGLLAVLTERIGPVERLSYDLADWSPAERRLLAGGRRVRLDGFRSRTPAATVHAVGTRRDVVTLAVIPPGTPTDTAEAMLRMAADPDVTLAALQRDSLREGASLRAEPHSRAATATVSE
- a CDS encoding fatty acid desaturase family protein; this encodes MTVRTEGASPPARTRRPPTEYSELLATVQGLGLLRRRHVYYAIKGVVLASALAAVIVGAVLLGHHWAQLALAAGLAVVLTQIIFLSHDAAHRQIFTSPRANEIAALVMGTGIAGVSLAWWNAKHTRHHAAPNQIGKDTDIAPSIVHFYPAAQLPRSRVGRLLHERQGWWFFPLLVVEMLNLHVQSAQALLTRRDLHRRRTELTVIAVRLVGYPAILVWLMPLGMAMAFLGVQLAVTGVYLGMSFAASHIGMPVLPSGAKLDFLRRQVLMSRNISGGRAASLAMGGLNYQIEHHLFPSMPRPNLRRVRPVVQEYCRQHEICYQQVTILRAWLVVAAHLNRVGRSGRDPFRCPVAAALR
- a CDS encoding GAF and ANTAR domain-containing protein, translated to MTVADQFQAALLRARDRPELAGPGGEGARVAWAAAEVLQADGAGVGLSVDQMLRLPWGASDEVAAVAEQLQFTAGQGPCLDAFAGGEAVMASRLIISRFWPGFAEPFLLRTPFRSVFAIPIDGIGVLDVYFCQEQGALAVDVGAATEVARQVWQAVTDNDALMVIDPRSGTPAAVGGRRAQVPVAVGILVAALHVTAPDALAILRGHAFAGDRSVDDVAADIVDGTLGPHLWE